A genomic region of Balaenoptera acutorostrata chromosome 4, mBalAcu1.1, whole genome shotgun sequence contains the following coding sequences:
- the LOC114238016 gene encoding small nuclear ribonucleoprotein G-like: MSKAHPPELKKFMDKKLSLKLNGGRHVQGILKGFDPFMNLVIDECVEMATSGQQNNIGMVVIRGNSIILLEALERV; the protein is encoded by the coding sequence ATGAGCAAAGCTCACCCTCCCGAGTTGAAGAAATTTATGGACAAGAAGTTATCATTGAAATTAAATGGTGGCAGACATGTCCAAGGAATATTGAAGGGATTTGATCCCTTTATGAATCTTGTGATAGATGAATGTGTGGAGATGGCAACTAGTGGGCAACAGAACAATATTGGAATGGTGGTAATACGAGGAAATAGTATCATCTTGTTAGAAGCTTTGGAACGAGTGTGA